Part of the Cupriavidus basilensis genome is shown below.
ATCTATCCGATGGGGGGCACCGTGGATGGCATGCGGGGCGACCACGTGCTCTTTGCGCCGCCTTTCATCTGTTCGGCACAGGATATCGACCGCATCGTCGAGCGCTTTGCCGCGTCGGTCCAGGCCGTGATGCCGGCGACCCGCGGCGCGCTCGCCTGAGCCGGGACGCCAAGCGCAAGACGGGGGGGCGGCACGGCGCAACAGGCGGTCGTATTGCGTATTGCGTATTGCCCGTACTATTTGCCGCCGACCGAATACGGCGGCATCTGGTAGCTCCACGTCTCGCTCAGCGTCTTGTCGCCGGACACCAGCGCCGCGCGCATTTCCACCACCTGCTTCGGATCCTTGACCTTGATCCGCAGGCTCAGCCGCCAGCCCTTGATGACGGGATTGGGTTCCACCACCCTGTCGATGATCTCGGCGTTGCCGCTCACGCTGACCTGTGCGCCGATCTGCGTGCCCGGGGGCAGGCTTGCCAGCACAGGGCCTTCAAAGTCGACCACGATGCCTGTGCTGCCATCCAGGTGGCGGATCAGGTTGGCCTGCGTGATTTCTCCCGCGGAGCGCAGCGTCTGCTTGACCGAGGCCAGGTCCTTGTCCATCAGGGCGCGCTCGTCAAGGGTCCAGTGCATCGTGTAGTCCGCCTTCAGGGGCTGGCCCTTGGGCGGCAGCTGGTCCGGCGTCCAGAAGGCGACGATGTTGTCGTTGGTCTCGTCGGGCGTGGGGATTTCCACCAGCTCGACCTTGCCCTTGCCCCAGTCGCCCTGGGGCTCGATCCAGGCGCTTGGCCGCAGGTCATAACGGTCCTTCAGGTCTTCATACGAGGAAAACTCGCGGCCCCGCTGGAGCAGGCCGAAGCCCTTGGGGCTGGTGACCTGGAAGGTGCTGATGGCGAGGTTGCGCGGATTGTTCAGCGGGCGCCACAGCCATTCGCCGCTGCCGGTATGGATGGCAAGGCCGTTGGAGTCGTGCAGGGCCGGGCGGAAGTTGTACTGGTCGCGCTGCTGGTTCGGCCCGAACAGGAACATGCTGGTCAGCGGCGCCACGCCGAGCTTGGCGACGGGGCCACGCAGGAAAATGCGCGCCTGCACCTTGAGGACCGCATCCTCGCCGGGGTAGAGATCGAAGCGGTAGGCGCCGGTGGCACGCTGGGAATCCAGCAGGGCATAGAACACCAGGTGCTTGTCCTGTGGATCCGGCCGCTCGATCCAGAACTCGCGGAAGGCCGGAAACTCCTCTGCGACGGGCAGCCCGGTATCGATGGCCAGGCCGCGGCTGGACAGGCCATAGACCTGGTTCTTGCCGATGACCCTGAAGTAGCTGGCGCCCAGCACGCTCATGATCTCGTCGAGCTTGCCGGCCCGGTTGATCGGGTAGAGCACCCGGAACCCGGCATAGCCGAGCTTGCCGGTCGCGGACTTGTCCAGCTTCAGGTCGCCGAAGTCAAAGCGCGCGGGGTCGTACCGGATCTCATGGACCGCGCCGCCCACGATCTCGTTGATGCGTACCGGGCTGCCGAACTGCATGCCCTGGTGGTAGAAGCCCAGGCGGAACGGCGTGCCTTGGTCCTTCCACTCCAGGTTGTCGCGCTGGGGCTGGATCTTGATGTAGTCGGCAAACTGCATCTGGCTGAACACCGGGGGCAGGTTGCTGACCGGTGCGGCATAAGGCTTGTCGGCCAGGGTCTTGGCGCGGGGCACTACGTCGTCCAGGGAGAACGCGCTGGCCTGGCCGCCCGCCAGCAGCGCCCCGGCGGCCAGCAGCGTTGGCAAGGCCATTTGCATCTTGTTACGAAACGACGCGGCGATGACGGCAAGAACCACGAATCTCTCCAGAAATACAGGTTAAGCAAGGCTGCCGCGTCACATGCGGCGGCAGCAGATAGTGTAGTGGCGGTAAACTGCGCTCGCAGTGCAGAAAGATAAACGATAGCGTATTTCGCTTCGCGTGCCTGTCAGGCCGGAAATGCGCACCACCCGCGGGGCAGCTACCTTGCCGCGCCACCTGGATCACACTCGGATGAGAATGCTCTCTTTGCTGGCCCTGTCGGCCAGCCTGGTTTGTTCGCCGGTGCTTGCCGGCACCGCGCCGGCTGCCACCGGCGACAAGAATGCCTTCGTCGCTGATCTCATCGGACGGATGACGCTGGAGGAGAAGATCGGGCAATTGCGCCTGATCAGCATCGGCGAGGACATGCCCCAGCCCCAGTTGCTCAAGGAGATCGCGGCGGGCCGGGTAGGCGGCACGTTCAACTCGGTGACGCGCAAGGACAACCGGCCGATGCAGCAAGCGGCGGTGGAGCGCAGCCGCCTGAAGATCCCCATTTTCTTCGCCTACGACGTGGTGCACGGGCATCGCACCATCTTCCCGATCAGCCTGGGCCTGGCATCGAGCTGGGACATGGAAACGGTGGCGCAGAGCGCGCGCATCTCAGCCATCGAAGCCAGCGCGGATGGCCTCGACATGACCTTCGCGCCGATGGTCGACATCTCGCGCGATCCGCGCTGGGGGCGCACGTCGGAAGGGTTTGGCGAGGATCCGTACCTGGTCTCGCTGTGCGCGCAGGCCAGCGTCAGGGGCTTTCAGGGAACCTCCCTGGCCAACGCGGATAGCGTGATGGCGGTGGTCAAGCACTTCGCGCTGTACGGCGCGGTGGAAGGCGGGCGCGACTACAACACGGTCGACATGAGCCCGCTGCGCATGTACCAGGACTACCTGCCGCCATACCGCGCCGGCGTCGATGCCGGCGGCGGCGGCGTCATGATCGCGCTGAACTCGATCAACGGCGTGCCGGCCACATCCAACACATGGCTGTTGCGTGACCTGCTGCGCAAGACCTGGGGCTTCAAGGGCATCACGGTGAGCGACCACGGGGCCATCGACGAACTGACCAAGCATGGCGTGGCCAAGGATGCGCGCGAGTCCGCCAAACTCGCCATCACGGCCGGCGTCGACATGAGCATGCACGACTCCGCTTACCGGGATCACCTGCCCGAACTGGTGAAATCCGGCGAAGTGCCCATGCGCGTCATTGACGATGCGGTGCGCGAGATACTGGGCGCCAAGTACGACCTGGGACTGTTCCAGGACCCCTTCAAGCGCATCGGCGCCGCCGAGCAGGACCCGGCTGACGTCGACGCGCCGGGCCGACTGCACCGGGAGGCCGCACGCGCCGCGGCGCGCCAGTCGCTGGTGCTGCTCGAGAACCGCGAGCGCACGCTGCCGCTGAAGAAGTCCGGCACGGTCGCGGTCGTCGGGCCGCTGGCCGATGCGCCCATCGACACCATGGGGAGCTGGTCTGCCGCCGGCAAATCCGGGCAGACGGTGACGCTGCTCCAAGGCGTGCGCGACGCGCTCGGCGGCAATGGCCGCGTGGCCTATGCCCGCGGCGCGAACGTGACCGACGACGCTGGCGTGGTCAGGTACCTGAACTTCATGAACTGGGACAAGCCCGAGATTGTCCAGGACAAGCGTGCCCCGGGGGACATGATCGCCGAAGCCGTGGCGGCAGCGCGCGGCGCCGACGTGATCGTGGTGGCCGTGGGCGAGTCGCGCGGCATGTCGCATGAGGCCTCGAGTCGTACCACCTTGTCGCTGCCGGGCAGCCAGGAGACGCTGCTCAAGGCGCTCAAGACCACCGGCAAGCCGATGGTGGTGGTGCTGATGAACGGCCGCCCGCTCACCATCAACTGGGTGAAGGACAACGCCGACGCCGTGCTCGAGACCTGGTACGCCGGCACCGAAGGCGGCCATGCCATTGCCGACGTGCTGTTCGGCGACTACAACCCTTCGGGCAAGCTGCCCGTTTCCTTCCCGCGCTCGCTCGGGCAGATCCCCACCTACTACAACCAGCTGCGTATCGGGCGCCCGTTTGTGCCTGGCCAGCCGCCAAACTACACCTCGCAATACTTCGAGGAAACGTCCGGCCCGCTGTACCCGTTCGGCTACGGACTGAGCTATACGGACTTCGGCGTGTCCGGTATCACGCTATCGAGCCCCACCATGCCGCGCGGTGGCCGCATCGAGGCGAGCGTGACGGTGAAGAACACCGGGCAGCGCGATGGCGAAACCGTGGTCCAGCTCTATATCCAGGACGTTGCCGCTTCCGTGGTGCGGCCGGTGAAGGAGCTGAAGGACTTCCACAAGCTCATGCTCAAGGCAGGCGAGGAGCGCGTCGTGCGTTTTTCCCTCGATGAGGACAAGCTGAAGTTCTTCAACGCCAAACTGGAATACGCCGCCGAGCCGGGGGAATTCAAGGTGCAGATCGGGCTGGATTCGCAGGCGGTGCGGGAGCAGGGCTTCGTGTTGCAGTAGGGGGGAGGTGAGGGCTTGGGAACGTGCGTTGATTGCGCGCCGACGCTGCCGGCAGGGTCATCCCTGCCGCGTGCTAGAACACCCCGGGAATGACGCGATATCGCACATTGGCCTGATACGCGCGATAGGCGGGATCCTGGCCCAGGAGTTGTTCTTCCCTGAACATCCGGCCCGTTTGCAAGGCATAGAGGCCGCCGTAGAGCAGGGCATTGCGCCAGCCGAAGTTGGCCAGCAGGAAGCCAAGGTCTGTCACCAGGTAGCTCAGATAGATGGGGTGGCGCACGAGCCGGTACGCGCCGCGCGACACCACGCCGCGATTGGCGGGCAGGATGCCGAAGGAGCCGCGCAGCGATAGCTTGGCGAATAGCTGGAACAGGATGCCGGTGATTTCCAGCGTGGCGCCGACTGTCTCGGGGACAAGGCGAACGCCGGGGTCGAGCTCGATCCCGAGATAGTAGAAGCTGCCGCCAATCGACATCACAAAGCTCAAGGGGCGCATGTCGCGCTTTTCGGGGATGCGCGAGAACAGCGACAAGCCGACGGTCAGCACCGTGGCAACCACAAGCAGCAGCAAGGTGATGCGCTCGGGCGCCAGGCGCCACTGCGCGTACGCGCTATAGGCGAACACGCTCAGCAGCAGGACGACGCACACGCGCGCGGATACCTCCATCACCATCTCACGCACTTGCGGCCGGATGAACCTGATAGAGAATCCACCGCCGTTGCGCGCATTGACCCGATTGGCGCTACTGGCGCTACGCGACTTTGCGTCGCTATCGTTATGCATTCCCTGATACCTCTCCGTTTTTATAAGGCAAGCCTGCACGACCCGGGCGGGACATCATCATGCCGCGTCGGATGGATTCAGCGTGCCAATCGTGAGGAGAGATTACGCCGGGATACGGGTGCAACCCATATCCCCCTAACGAGGGGGGACGATTGCTTTGCGTTGCGTTGCGCGTGTCAGGGGGGGCGGACCAATCCACCCAAGGCAAGCCGCCAAGAAAAATCGCAATTTGCGCCGGGGCACATGCTGGTGTGCGACATGCCTGCCGACGCGTTGAATCAGTGTAGTGCGATCGTCGCCATGGTTGCGACGTGTGCTGCTTCCAGCAGCGGTGCGGGCGGCATCGGCGCTGCCCAGCGGTAGACCAGCAGGCGGCCCTTGTAGGCATCGATGCCGGCCGTGGCCACGCGGTCGAGCTTTTCCTCGCGCATCGCGAAACCCTGCTCGGCCATCTGCCGGTTGAAGGCGGGCCGGTTGCCGCGGTCGGGATCAATGATCCAGATCTCGACCGTGGGGCTGGCATGGCGCCCGATAAAGTGGGCGAGGTTGGCATTGGCATCGCGCTCGTAGAGCAGGTCGCTGCCGATGATCAGGTCGAAATGGCCGTGGACGTCGGCGGCGGGGAAGGGGCCGGCGCCAGCAGGGGCATGCTGCTCGTGCTCCGCGGCGCTCCAGTGTCCGTGCCGGTACTTCATTGGCGCGAGGCCATTCAGGCGTACGTTCTCCGCGAGGAAGGCGGCGGCCATCGGATGGCAGTCGCTGGCGGTCACGTCGGCACCCCTGCGGTGCCCCACCAGGCTGGCCAGCCCCAGCCCGCAGCCGATTTCCAGCACCCGCTCGGTGGGGTCCACCGGCCGCAGCGCCATGCGCGCGGCCAGGTGCGCACCGGATGGCCACAGCAGCCCGAACAGCGGCCACATGGCGGAAGAAATGCCCATGCGTTCGGCTTCGCCGAGGGGATCGGAGTACTGCTGCTTGTCCAGCAAGGAGCGAATGACCAGGTCGGCGACGCCGGTCACGGCGATGCTCTCTTGCTTGGTTTGGTAGCCGGGCATCGAGGGGGGAAGCCAGAACGCCGGCTTCGCAATAGGAGGGAATCGGCCAGTATGCCCGAAAACCCCTTCGCAAGCCCGGAATGTGAGGCTAAATGCGTCGAAATGAGGCGAAATCGATAGGAATAGGGGCTTGGGCAGGTGCCGCCGCGTGCAGGAAGTGCGGCAACCGCCTGACGCGGCCTCATGCTTGTTGCCACCCGCGCTGTGCGAGAATTCGCGATAAGCAAGATAGCGGAAATCACGACCCGCCTATTCTCGGAGATTATCGCGGTGAGCATTCCATCGGTCCCATCGATCCCATCCAGCGCATCCATCCGCAAGCGCCTTCGCATGCGGCACCTGCAACTGATGCTGGCGCTCTCGGAGTCGCCCTCGCTGCGCCAGGCGGCTGAAGGGCTGGCCCTGACCCAGCCTGCCGCTACCAAGTCCCTGCAGGAACTGGAAGACGTGCTCGGCGTATCGCTCTTTACACGCCACGCGCGCGGGCTGGACCCGACGGTATCGGGCAAGGCGGTGATGCGTTACGCGCGGGTGGTCTTTGCCGACATGGATGAACTGCGCGAGGAGCTTGTCGCCATCCAGGCCGGCGATGTGGGCAAGGTGCGCGTGGGCGCGGTGATGGCGCCGGCGCCGGACCTGCTCACCCACGTGATCGTCAAGCTCAAGCAGGCGCATCCGCGCTTGCACATCATCGTGCAGATCGATACCAGCGACGTGCTGGTGCACGCGCTGCAGCAGGACCAGATCGATATCGTGCTGGGCCGCATCCCCGATGGCTGGCCATCGGAGGAGTTGTCGTTCGAGACGCTGGGGGAGGAGGCGCTGTCGATCGTCACCCGCGTGGGGCATCCGGCGGCGGAGCGCGGCAAGCTGAAGCTGGCCGCGCTGACGGAGTACGCGTGGATCATCCAGCCGCACCCCAGCCCGATGCGCCAGATCATCGACCAGACCTTCCGCGAGAATCGCGTGCCGCCGCCGGTGAGCACGGTGGAGACCTCGTCGATCCTCACCACGCTGTCCGTGCTGCGCGAGTCCGACATGCTCGCCGTGCTGCCCACCTCGGTGGCCCGCTACTACGAGGACCTGAAGATGATCGCCACGCTGCCGGTAGCCTTGCACGGCCGGCTTGCGCCTTACGGGCTGGTGCTGCGCAAGAGCCGCCCGCCCACGCCCGCCATGCAGCTCGTCATCGACATGCTGCGCGCGGGCGGAGCGGCTGCAACGGGCGGCATGGAAGCCAAGGGCGGGGCGGCCACCGTCAAGCCTTAGCCACGCTCTAGTCCCTCGCCCTCAATCCCGCGCCCTCAATCCGCGGAAATCTTGGCCTTGCGGACCACTTCGCCGTAGCGCACCATCCGGTCGGCCATCATGCGTTCGAAGGCGGCCGGTGCCATCTCCTCGGGCGGGAACACGCCGCGCGCGCGCAGCGCCGTCTGCATGGCGGGGTCGCTGGCGGCCTGGCGCACCGCCTGGTAGAGCTTCTGCACCACCGGCTCGGGCGTGCCGGCAGGCGCGGCAATGCCCGTCCAGGAACTCAGGTTGAGCTGCGGGTAGCCCAGCTCGGCCATGGTCGGCACGTCGGGCAGCTGCGGCAGGCGCTGCTCGGAAGCCACCGCCAGCGCACGTACCTTTCCTTCCTTGATGTAGGGCAGCATGATGACCAGGTTGTCGAGGATGAACTGGACCTCATTGCTCAGCACGGCCGTGATCAGGTGCGTGCCGCCACGATAGGGGATGTGCGTGGCGTAGATGCCGGTGCTGGCCTTGAGCATTTCCACATTCAGCTGGCCCATGCTGCCAACGCCGCCGCTGCCGTAGTCGAGCTTGCCCGGGTTCTTCTTCGCGTAGGCCAGGAACTCCGCGAACGTGCGCACCGGCAGGCTTGAATGCACCACCAGGGCGTTGGGCTGGCGGCCCAGGATGGCGATGTTCTCGAAATCCTTGATCGGGTCATAGCCCAGCTTTGGCTGGGTCAGCGGGTTGGCCAGGTGGCTGCTCTGGGAGGACACCACCAGCGTATAGCCATCGGGCTTGCTGCGCGCCACCGATTGCGTGGCGACCGAGCCGCCCGCGCCCGGGCGGTTGTCGACGACCACCGGCACGCCCAGGATGCGCGACAGCGGCTCCGAGTACTGGCGGGCCATGATGTCCACCGAACCACCGGGCGGGAAGGGCACCACCAGCGTGATGGGGCGCGAGGGATAGGCGCCCTGTGCTTGCGCTTGCGCGGCCAGCGGCGCGGCACACGCGAGCGCGGCTACGCTGAGGCCGGTGCGGAGGAAATGGCGGCGGGAGAATGGCACGTTCGGCATGGCAGTGTGGTGACGGTAGTTAGAAATCGGGTGCGGGGGCAGTGCCCTGGCTCAGCGCAGTGCGAGGATGGCCAGCGCCACCGCCTGCGCGCGCGGCACGAACGTGGCAAGCTCGGAGTACTCGCGCACGGTGTGCGCATGGCCGCCCACCGGGCCGGTGCCGCACAGCGTGGGCGTGCCCACCGAGGACGTGAGCCCGCTATCGGCTGCACCGCCGGTGAATTCGCCGTCTACCGAGAAGCCCAGGTGCTGCGCGCCGCGCTGGTACAGCGCCAGCAGGTCCGCGGGCGTCTGGGTCATCGGCCGGGTGCGGCGCATCTCTGTGATCCTGCCCTTGGTACGCGGCAGCGATTCGGCCTCGATGATCGCGCGCACCTGCTCGACCAGCGCTTCGATGTCCGTGTCGGCGGTAAAGCGCACGTCGAGCTCGGCCTGCGCCAGTGGCGCCACCATATTGGGCACGATGCCGCCCTTCACACAGCCCACATTGGTGGTGATGCCCTGCTCGGCGTCGGTCAGCGCATGCAGCGCCAGGATCTTGCGTGCAAGCGCATCGATGGCGCTGGCGCCCTGGGCATGGTTGACCCCGGCGTGCGCGGCCACGCCCTCCACCTCGAACTCCACCACCATCGACCCCTTGCGCTCTGTGACCAGGTTGCCGCTGACGCGGCCGGGCTCGGCGTTGAACACGGCGCGCGCGCCGCGCGCTACGTCCATGATCCGTTCGCGGGTGGCGCCGGAGCCGATCTCCTCGTCGCAGGAGAAGAACAGTCGCACCGGCAAGGCGTTGCCGCCGCAGCGCGCCAGGGCCTCGGCCACGAACACATTCATGACGAGGCCGGATTTCATGTCGGCCACGCCGGGCCCGTAGGCAAGCC
Proteins encoded:
- the bglX gene encoding beta-glucosidase BglX, whose product is MLSLLALSASLVCSPVLAGTAPAATGDKNAFVADLIGRMTLEEKIGQLRLISIGEDMPQPQLLKEIAAGRVGGTFNSVTRKDNRPMQQAAVERSRLKIPIFFAYDVVHGHRTIFPISLGLASSWDMETVAQSARISAIEASADGLDMTFAPMVDISRDPRWGRTSEGFGEDPYLVSLCAQASVRGFQGTSLANADSVMAVVKHFALYGAVEGGRDYNTVDMSPLRMYQDYLPPYRAGVDAGGGGVMIALNSINGVPATSNTWLLRDLLRKTWGFKGITVSDHGAIDELTKHGVAKDARESAKLAITAGVDMSMHDSAYRDHLPELVKSGEVPMRVIDDAVREILGAKYDLGLFQDPFKRIGAAEQDPADVDAPGRLHREAARAAARQSLVLLENRERTLPLKKSGTVAVVGPLADAPIDTMGSWSAAGKSGQTVTLLQGVRDALGGNGRVAYARGANVTDDAGVVRYLNFMNWDKPEIVQDKRAPGDMIAEAVAAARGADVIVVAVGESRGMSHEASSRTTLSLPGSQETLLKALKTTGKPMVVVLMNGRPLTINWVKDNADAVLETWYAGTEGGHAIADVLFGDYNPSGKLPVSFPRSLGQIPTYYNQLRIGRPFVPGQPPNYTSQYFEETSGPLYPFGYGLSYTDFGVSGITLSSPTMPRGGRIEASVTVKNTGQRDGETVVQLYIQDVAASVVRPVKELKDFHKLMLKAGEERVVRFSLDEDKLKFFNAKLEYAAEPGEFKVQIGLDSQAVREQGFVLQ
- a CDS encoding M20 family metallopeptidase, with translation MHAQAASGVIDWLGGQQAEMQALLQRIVDIDSGSRQEAGVTAVAQVLRAHLEAAGIAVTLHAVPGFGVCLDALVPGAGDGDGAPVLLMGHMDTVFPAGTAARRPFRVEDGLAYGPGVADMKSGLVMNVFVAEALARCGGNALPVRLFFSCDEEIGSGATRERIMDVARGARAVFNAEPGRVSGNLVTERKGSMVVEFEVEGVAAHAGVNHAQGASAIDALARKILALHALTDAEQGITTNVGCVKGGIVPNMVAPLAQAELDVRFTADTDIEALVEQVRAIIEAESLPRTKGRITEMRRTRPMTQTPADLLALYQRGAQHLGFSVDGEFTGGAADSGLTSSVGTPTLCGTGPVGGHAHTVREYSELATFVPRAQAVALAILALR
- a CDS encoding glucan biosynthesis protein G, translating into MALPTLLAAGALLAGGQASAFSLDDVVPRAKTLADKPYAAPVSNLPPVFSQMQFADYIKIQPQRDNLEWKDQGTPFRLGFYHQGMQFGSPVRINEIVGGAVHEIRYDPARFDFGDLKLDKSATGKLGYAGFRVLYPINRAGKLDEIMSVLGASYFRVIGKNQVYGLSSRGLAIDTGLPVAEEFPAFREFWIERPDPQDKHLVFYALLDSQRATGAYRFDLYPGEDAVLKVQARIFLRGPVAKLGVAPLTSMFLFGPNQQRDQYNFRPALHDSNGLAIHTGSGEWLWRPLNNPRNLAISTFQVTSPKGFGLLQRGREFSSYEDLKDRYDLRPSAWIEPQGDWGKGKVELVEIPTPDETNDNIVAFWTPDQLPPKGQPLKADYTMHWTLDERALMDKDLASVKQTLRSAGEITQANLIRHLDGSTGIVVDFEGPVLASLPPGTQIGAQVSVSGNAEIIDRVVEPNPVIKGWRLSLRIKVKDPKQVVEMRAALVSGDKTLSETWSYQMPPYSVGGK
- a CDS encoding class I SAM-dependent methyltransferase; protein product: MPGYQTKQESIAVTGVADLVIRSLLDKQQYSDPLGEAERMGISSAMWPLFGLLWPSGAHLAARMALRPVDPTERVLEIGCGLGLASLVGHRRGADVTASDCHPMAAAFLAENVRLNGLAPMKYRHGHWSAAEHEQHAPAGAGPFPAADVHGHFDLIIGSDLLYERDANANLAHFIGRHASPTVEIWIIDPDRGNRPAFNRQMAEQGFAMREEKLDRVATAGIDAYKGRLLVYRWAAPMPPAPLLEAAHVATMATIALH
- a CDS encoding Bug family tripartite tricarboxylate transporter substrate binding protein — encoded protein: MPNVPFSRRHFLRTGLSVAALACAAPLAAQAQAQGAYPSRPITLVVPFPPGGSVDIMARQYSEPLSRILGVPVVVDNRPGAGGSVATQSVARSKPDGYTLVVSSQSSHLANPLTQPKLGYDPIKDFENIAILGRQPNALVVHSSLPVRTFAEFLAYAKKNPGKLDYGSGGVGSMGQLNVEMLKASTGIYATHIPYRGGTHLITAVLSNEVQFILDNLVIMLPYIKEGKVRALAVASEQRLPQLPDVPTMAELGYPQLNLSSWTGIAAPAGTPEPVVQKLYQAVRQAASDPAMQTALRARGVFPPEEMAPAAFERMMADRMVRYGEVVRKAKISAD
- a CDS encoding methyltransferase family protein; translated protein: MVMEVSARVCVVLLLSVFAYSAYAQWRLAPERITLLLLVVATVLTVGLSLFSRIPEKRDMRPLSFVMSIGGSFYYLGIELDPGVRLVPETVGATLEITGILFQLFAKLSLRGSFGILPANRGVVSRGAYRLVRHPIYLSYLVTDLGFLLANFGWRNALLYGGLYALQTGRMFREEQLLGQDPAYRAYQANVRYRVIPGVF
- a CDS encoding LysR family transcriptional regulator; translation: MRHLQLMLALSESPSLRQAAEGLALTQPAATKSLQELEDVLGVSLFTRHARGLDPTVSGKAVMRYARVVFADMDELREELVAIQAGDVGKVRVGAVMAPAPDLLTHVIVKLKQAHPRLHIIVQIDTSDVLVHALQQDQIDIVLGRIPDGWPSEELSFETLGEEALSIVTRVGHPAAERGKLKLAALTEYAWIIQPHPSPMRQIIDQTFRENRVPPPVSTVETSSILTTLSVLRESDMLAVLPTSVARYYEDLKMIATLPVALHGRLAPYGLVLRKSRPPTPAMQLVIDMLRAGGAAATGGMEAKGGAATVKP